One part of the Marinihelvus fidelis genome encodes these proteins:
- the ettA gene encoding energy-dependent translational throttle protein EttA, which produces MSQYVFTMNRVGKIVPPKREILKNISLSFFPGAKIGVLGLNGAGKSTLLRIMAGVDTDIEGEARPMPDLKIGYLPQEPELNTEHTVREAVEDGLREPLDALAGLEAVYAEYAEPDADFDELAKRQSRYEDVIATWDAHNLENRLDVAADALRLPPWDAKIDNLSGGERRRVALCRLLLSRPDMLLLDEPTNHLDAESVGWLEQFLVDFPGTVVAITHDRYFLDNAAGWILELDRGHGIPWEGNYSSWLEQKEARLAIEEKQEAARRKAMQHELEWVRSGTRGRQAKGKARLNRFEELSSQEFQKRNETNEIYIPVGERLGDKVIEVRNVSKAFGDKLLFEDLNFSVPKGAIVGVIGGNGAGKSTLFRMISGQETPDSGEVDLGNTVDLVSVQQLREGLDDSKTVWEAVSDGQDILQVGSFQMPSRAYVGRFNFKGSDQQKRVGDLSGGERGRLQLAVALKQGGNVLLLDEPSNDLDVETLRALEEALLAYPGSVLVISHDRWFLDRVATHILAFEGDSKVTFFPGNYTEYEEDRKARLGEDAAPKRVRYKRLKD; this is translated from the coding sequence ATGTCCCAGTACGTTTTCACCATGAACCGCGTCGGCAAGATCGTGCCGCCGAAGCGCGAAATCCTTAAGAACATCTCGCTGTCTTTCTTTCCGGGGGCCAAGATTGGCGTGCTCGGGCTCAATGGCGCCGGCAAGTCCACGCTGCTGCGCATCATGGCCGGTGTCGACACCGACATCGAGGGCGAAGCCCGGCCAATGCCCGACCTGAAGATCGGTTACCTGCCGCAGGAGCCGGAGCTGAACACCGAGCACACGGTGCGCGAAGCCGTCGAAGACGGCCTGCGCGAGCCGCTGGACGCGCTGGCCGGCCTGGAGGCCGTCTACGCCGAGTACGCGGAGCCGGATGCCGATTTTGACGAGCTGGCCAAGCGCCAGTCGCGCTACGAGGATGTCATCGCCACCTGGGATGCGCACAACCTGGAAAACCGCCTGGACGTGGCTGCCGACGCGCTGCGCCTGCCGCCCTGGGACGCGAAGATCGACAATCTGTCCGGTGGTGAGCGCCGCCGCGTGGCGCTGTGCCGGCTGCTGCTGTCGCGCCCGGACATGCTGCTGCTGGACGAGCCCACCAACCACCTGGACGCCGAGAGCGTGGGCTGGCTGGAGCAGTTCCTGGTGGACTTTCCCGGCACCGTCGTGGCCATCACCCATGACCGCTATTTCCTCGACAACGCCGCCGGCTGGATCCTGGAACTGGACCGCGGCCACGGCATTCCCTGGGAGGGCAACTACTCGTCCTGGCTGGAGCAGAAAGAGGCTCGCCTGGCTATCGAGGAAAAACAGGAAGCCGCGCGCCGCAAGGCCATGCAGCACGAACTGGAGTGGGTGCGCTCCGGTACCCGTGGCCGCCAGGCCAAGGGCAAGGCGCGCCTGAACCGTTTCGAGGAACTCAGCAGCCAGGAATTCCAGAAGCGCAACGAGACCAACGAAATCTATATTCCGGTGGGCGAGCGCCTGGGCGACAAGGTCATCGAGGTGCGTAATGTCTCCAAGGCCTTCGGCGACAAGCTGCTGTTCGAAGACCTGAACTTCTCCGTGCCGAAAGGCGCGATCGTCGGCGTGATCGGTGGTAACGGCGCCGGTAAGTCGACGCTGTTCCGGATGATCTCCGGCCAGGAAACGCCGGACAGCGGCGAGGTTGACCTGGGCAACACCGTCGACCTGGTCAGTGTGCAGCAGCTGCGCGAGGGCCTGGATGACAGCAAGACCGTGTGGGAAGCCGTCTCCGATGGCCAGGACATCCTTCAGGTTGGCAGCTTCCAGATGCCGTCACGGGCCTATGTCGGCCGCTTCAACTTCAAGGGCTCCGACCAGCAAAAACGGGTGGGTGACCTGTCCGGTGGTGAACGCGGTCGCCTGCAGCTGGCCGTGGCGCTGAAGCAGGGCGGCAACGTGCTGCTGCTCGACGAGCCGTCCAACGACCTTGACGTGGAAACCCTGCGCGCGCTCGAGGAAGCGCTGCTGGCCTACCCGGGTAGCGTGTTGGTGATCAGCCATGACCGCTGGTTCCTGGATCGCGTCGCGACACACATCCTGGCTTTCGAGGGCGATTCGAAGGTGACCTTCTTTCCCGGCAACTACACCGAGTATGAAGAGGACCGCAAGGCGCGCCTGGGCGAGGACGCGGCACCGAAGCGGGTGCGCTACAAGCGCCTGAAGGACTGA
- the mmuM gene encoding homocysteine S-methyltransferase, with protein sequence MKRFDDLVPDGGTLLLDGGLASRLEARGHDLSTHLWSAALLRDDPEAIIAAHMDFLEAGADCLVSASYQGSQAGFMALGMSAFEADQLIASSVTLAKTARDRYLRKAPPGRRRPLVAASCGPWGAVQADGSEYQGKYGVSPEALRDFHYHRLPVLDEAGADLIACETLPDHVEAQVLHGLLKLVETPAWVSFTCKDERHLHDGTPLRDMASLFANHPRVVAIGVNCTDPALIPSLIAEVRAGAPEKAVLVYPNSGERYDAAAKDWTGTTRTDNWAADTLAWRAAGARLVGGCCRVGPDDIAAARAALDANPT encoded by the coding sequence ATGAAGCGCTTCGACGATCTCGTACCCGACGGCGGCACGCTGCTGCTGGACGGTGGCCTGGCCAGCCGGCTGGAAGCGCGCGGGCATGACCTGTCGACGCACCTGTGGTCGGCGGCGCTGCTGCGCGACGACCCCGAAGCCATCATCGCCGCGCACATGGATTTTCTCGAGGCCGGCGCGGACTGCCTGGTCAGCGCCAGCTACCAGGGCAGCCAGGCCGGCTTCATGGCGCTGGGCATGTCCGCCTTCGAGGCCGACCAGCTGATCGCCTCGTCCGTGACCCTGGCGAAAACCGCGCGCGACCGCTACCTGCGCAAGGCGCCGCCCGGGCGCCGCAGGCCGCTGGTGGCGGCCAGCTGCGGGCCCTGGGGCGCGGTGCAGGCGGACGGCTCCGAGTACCAGGGCAAGTACGGCGTCTCTCCCGAAGCACTGAGGGATTTCCACTACCATCGCCTGCCCGTCCTGGACGAGGCTGGCGCCGACCTGATCGCCTGCGAGACCCTGCCCGACCACGTCGAGGCGCAGGTGCTGCACGGCCTGCTGAAGCTGGTGGAGACCCCGGCCTGGGTCAGTTTCACCTGCAAGGACGAACGCCACCTGCACGACGGCACGCCGCTGCGGGACATGGCCAGCCTGTTCGCCAACCACCCGCGCGTCGTCGCCATCGGCGTCAACTGCACCGATCCGGCGCTCATTCCATCACTGATCGCCGAGGTGCGGGCCGGCGCGCCGGAAAAGGCCGTGTTGGTCTACCCCAATTCCGGTGAGCGTTATGATGCCGCGGCGAAAGACTGGACCGGCACCACCCGCACCGACAACTGGGCCGCGGACACGCTGGCCTGGCGCGCCGCCGGCGCCCGCCTGGTCGGCGGCTGCTGCCGAGTCGGCCCGGACGATATCGCCGCGGCGCGGGCCGCGCTGGACGCCAACCCGACCTGA
- a CDS encoding PaaI family thioesterase, which translates to MKQHDTDAMAIQDHYDPDFQVCYGCGARNDKGLHLKSYIDGDRVVAEYLPQAHEMGVPGVAYGGLIASLIDCHGIATGAAHFLAEYSGHPPRCVTASLHVEYRAPTPIDGTPMTLTARVTDSSARKAVVEVQVYAGGTLTAEGRVVAVRYRG; encoded by the coding sequence TTGAAGCAACACGACACCGATGCCATGGCCATCCAGGACCATTACGACCCGGACTTCCAGGTCTGCTACGGCTGCGGCGCCAGAAATGACAAGGGCCTGCACCTGAAGAGCTATATCGACGGTGACCGCGTGGTCGCGGAGTACCTGCCACAGGCGCATGAAATGGGCGTACCCGGGGTCGCCTACGGTGGATTGATCGCGTCGCTGATTGACTGCCACGGCATTGCCACCGGCGCGGCCCACTTCCTCGCCGAGTACAGCGGGCACCCGCCGCGCTGCGTGACCGCATCGCTGCATGTCGAGTACCGCGCGCCCACGCCCATTGATGGCACGCCGATGACCCTGACCGCCCGGGTCACGGATTCTTCGGCGCGCAAGGCCGTGGTCGAGGTGCAGGTGTACGCCGGCGGCACCCTCACGGCCGAGGGCCGCGTTGTGGCGGTGCGTTACAGGGGGTAG
- a CDS encoding M48 family metallopeptidase, with amino-acid sequence MNQIPIRRSQRTLLARLLVFALVTSLLVACATSPTGRRQLMLVSEDSAIASSKEAYVSTVSELQKEGKLSSDQALVRRVERITGRLITEAIAMRPDSADWEWSVVVIDDPQVNAWCMAGGRMAMYTGLVNTIQPTDDELAQVMGHEIAHALANHSAEKMSVQMASSIGVAAVGIFADNKAIATSGAALAAVYAVNMPNSRTAETEADRIGIELAAKAGFDPRAAATLWAKMAKDGGASPPQFLSTHPDPANRQKKLAELEPEMMRYYDPKAPHPVYPL; translated from the coding sequence ATGAACCAGATCCCCATTCGCCGGTCGCAGCGTACGCTGTTGGCGCGGTTGCTCGTTTTCGCCCTGGTAACGTCATTGCTGGTGGCCTGCGCGACCAGCCCCACCGGGCGGCGCCAGCTGATGCTGGTGTCGGAGGACTCCGCCATCGCGAGTTCCAAAGAGGCGTACGTGTCGACGGTCAGCGAGTTGCAGAAGGAGGGCAAGCTGTCGTCTGACCAGGCACTGGTCCGGCGCGTCGAGCGCATTACCGGCCGGCTGATCACCGAGGCGATTGCCATGCGGCCCGATTCCGCGGACTGGGAGTGGAGCGTGGTGGTGATTGATGATCCGCAGGTCAATGCCTGGTGTATGGCCGGCGGTCGCATGGCCATGTACACCGGACTGGTCAACACCATCCAGCCCACCGACGATGAACTCGCGCAGGTCATGGGCCACGAGATCGCCCATGCGCTGGCCAATCACTCGGCGGAAAAGATGTCGGTGCAAATGGCCAGTTCCATCGGTGTGGCGGCCGTCGGTATTTTTGCCGATAACAAGGCTATCGCCACTTCGGGCGCGGCGCTGGCCGCGGTCTACGCGGTCAACATGCCCAACAGTCGCACGGCAGAAACCGAGGCCGATCGCATAGGCATCGAGCTGGCGGCCAAGGCGGGTTTCGACCCGCGCGCGGCAGCCACGCTGTGGGCCAAGATGGCCAAGGACGGCGGCGCCTCACCGCCGCAGTTCCTGAGCACGCACCCCGACCCGGCAAACCGGCAGAAAAAGCTGGCTGAGCTGGAGCCGGAAATGATGCGCTACTACGACCCGAAGGCGCCGCACCCGGTCTACCCCCTGTAA
- a CDS encoding CHAT domain-containing protein, protein MNTRRVISQVVAGLVAWSLLVAALHADTPLSREYFIRQGSDEALWVRVDGVDAEFGVEILDINDIPVTTAGVPGQRLAPLFLYVDETSRERQLDIRVTAGRHTDRTRFDLGLNRIGVRDQRSAALDRALRSMAFGLQAPAVETAASWSIKAGSLSTAARTFVEFGMDELRLWSIYYQAHIAAHGMGDPATALDLLADIDADQATGRFPAVALAAARLKLALASPDRDPQLALETADNVLAQPAIGTQPLVHAEALFTRAEALSKLGRDDEALEELQAGLAQADDIGADDLSTSIRERLVDVHAVQGDVVASGEVLREIESRLDADAQGDELALNLLAQGRLLNDAWRYPQALDVLGQALALERNTATRAQLQLASARAAMGLGRFDDALAWAEAAAAMPDGTGWRRRTALLDVSAALGIMADVYRQRGDVQRMRTLRAAQGERLEGAAERAAHDYALALDALSAPGSRASAEAPLRRLQAATDSPWAPLAALQLCIAFDACTADSAREARDRARVTAIPGVAAEADFLYARHLQRQAQWADALSQYERLLDDIGWHRQALPGVLGGWYAQRRDALVTGYTGLLMSRATPAQAQLGLARVRSLAASLEPSSWTTAQESALAELRESLRLAAAGDSAAADQARNALASLRPPPSADAEAGATALAAWRNALGSDGAVLDFHIAADGAWVLLTDGRGTERFSLATGGSLREELYDLADRLPTLDTEAFDQAMARLGRQLLGPISRSLPRRLHWVAAGPLARLPAAAIRVNGDYLVQRHVLSTPTGFPETPPRVATDPGDRLFLAGAPEDFQSGYLAALAPAPELDAVASLFVGPGLTLVRGSALLADEFESPDFRQAGRVHLVMPVHIDMARPDNAWLELSEPAGGLGRERPGPADMATWTTTAALVYMGQAEMVGRPGQEDLVPPIVAEWFRAGAGSVQATLWRGDRERSAAFARAMYSSADADLAPATALATAMRESIDAGQAPREWARYRLYTR, encoded by the coding sequence TTGAACACGCGAAGGGTCATCAGCCAGGTGGTTGCCGGCCTGGTCGCGTGGTCATTGCTCGTGGCCGCGCTGCATGCCGATACGCCGCTGAGCCGCGAGTACTTTATCCGCCAGGGCAGTGACGAGGCCCTGTGGGTGCGGGTCGACGGTGTCGATGCCGAGTTTGGTGTTGAAATCCTGGATATCAATGACATTCCCGTGACCACCGCGGGTGTACCCGGCCAGCGGCTGGCGCCCCTGTTCCTGTACGTGGACGAGACGTCCCGTGAGCGGCAGCTGGACATCCGCGTCACGGCGGGCCGTCACACCGACCGGACCCGGTTCGACCTGGGGCTGAATCGCATTGGCGTCCGTGACCAGCGCAGCGCCGCGCTCGACCGCGCGCTGCGGTCGATGGCCTTCGGCCTGCAGGCGCCCGCGGTCGAGACGGCGGCCAGCTGGAGCATCAAGGCCGGCTCGCTGTCGACGGCCGCGAGGACGTTTGTCGAATTCGGCATGGATGAGTTGCGGCTGTGGTCCATCTATTACCAGGCGCATATCGCCGCGCATGGCATGGGTGACCCGGCCACGGCACTGGACCTGCTGGCCGATATCGACGCCGACCAGGCCACCGGCCGGTTTCCCGCCGTGGCGCTGGCGGCGGCCCGGTTGAAGCTGGCGCTGGCTTCCCCCGACCGCGATCCGCAGCTTGCGCTGGAGACCGCCGACAACGTACTGGCGCAGCCGGCCATCGGTACGCAGCCACTGGTGCACGCCGAGGCGCTGTTCACCCGCGCCGAGGCGCTGTCGAAACTGGGTCGCGACGACGAGGCTCTGGAGGAACTGCAGGCGGGGCTGGCGCAGGCTGACGACATCGGCGCGGATGACCTGTCGACGTCCATTCGTGAGCGGCTCGTCGATGTCCACGCCGTGCAGGGCGATGTCGTCGCCAGTGGCGAGGTGCTGCGGGAAATCGAATCGCGCCTGGACGCCGACGCCCAGGGCGACGAGCTGGCGCTGAACCTGCTGGCCCAGGGCCGGCTGCTGAATGACGCATGGCGGTATCCGCAGGCCCTCGACGTGCTGGGCCAGGCGCTGGCGCTGGAACGCAACACGGCCACCCGCGCGCAGCTGCAGCTGGCCTCGGCGCGGGCGGCGATGGGGCTGGGCCGCTTCGACGACGCCCTGGCCTGGGCCGAGGCGGCGGCCGCGATGCCGGACGGCACGGGCTGGCGCCGTCGCACGGCGTTGCTGGACGTGTCTGCGGCGCTGGGCATCATGGCGGATGTCTATCGCCAGCGCGGTGATGTCCAGCGCATGCGTACACTGCGCGCCGCCCAGGGCGAACGGCTGGAGGGCGCCGCGGAGCGGGCCGCGCACGATTACGCCCTGGCCCTGGACGCGTTGTCCGCGCCGGGTTCCAGGGCAAGCGCCGAAGCACCGCTGCGGCGCCTGCAAGCCGCGACGGACTCGCCATGGGCGCCACTGGCGGCCCTGCAGCTGTGTATCGCATTTGATGCCTGCACCGCCGACAGCGCCCGCGAGGCCCGTGACCGGGCGCGGGTAACGGCCATACCCGGCGTAGCGGCCGAAGCGGACTTCCTGTACGCGCGGCATCTGCAGCGCCAGGCGCAGTGGGCGGACGCATTGTCGCAGTACGAGCGCCTGCTTGATGACATTGGCTGGCATCGCCAGGCCCTGCCGGGCGTACTCGGCGGCTGGTACGCACAACGGCGGGATGCGCTGGTCACGGGGTATACCGGCCTGCTGATGTCACGCGCCACCCCGGCCCAGGCGCAGCTGGGCCTGGCGCGCGTGCGCAGCCTGGCGGCTTCACTCGAACCATCGTCCTGGACCACGGCGCAAGAGAGCGCTTTGGCGGAACTGCGCGAGTCTCTCCGCCTGGCGGCCGCCGGAGACTCCGCCGCCGCCGACCAGGCGCGCAACGCCCTGGCATCACTGCGGCCACCGCCCTCCGCCGATGCCGAAGCGGGCGCGACGGCACTGGCCGCCTGGCGCAACGCGCTGGGCAGCGACGGCGCGGTGCTGGACTTCCACATCGCCGCTGATGGCGCCTGGGTGCTGCTGACGGACGGGCGCGGTACGGAGCGGTTCAGCCTGGCCACCGGCGGATCGCTGCGCGAGGAACTGTATGACCTGGCCGACCGGCTGCCCACCCTGGATACCGAGGCCTTCGACCAGGCCATGGCGCGGCTCGGCCGGCAGTTGCTCGGGCCCATCAGCCGGTCATTGCCACGACGGCTGCACTGGGTGGCCGCGGGCCCGCTGGCGCGCCTTCCGGCGGCGGCCATCCGCGTCAACGGTGATTACCTGGTGCAGCGCCACGTGCTGTCGACACCAACCGGTTTCCCGGAGACCCCGCCCAGGGTAGCGACAGACCCGGGAGACCGCCTGTTCCTGGCCGGTGCGCCGGAGGACTTCCAGTCCGGCTACCTGGCGGCACTCGCCCCGGCCCCGGAGCTGGACGCGGTGGCCAGCCTGTTCGTCGGGCCCGGGCTGACGCTGGTGCGGGGTTCGGCCCTGCTGGCCGACGAGTTCGAGAGCCCCGACTTCCGCCAGGCCGGGCGTGTCCACCTGGTGATGCCGGTACATATCGACATGGCCCGACCGGACAACGCCTGGCTGGAGTTGTCGGAGCCCGCCGGCGGCCTGGGGCGTGAGCGCCCGGGCCCGGCCGACATGGCCACGTGGACGACGACGGCGGCCCTGGTATACATGGGCCAGGCCGAAATGGTGGGTCGCCCCGGCCAGGAAGACCTGGTGCCGCCAATCGTGGCCGAATGGTTCCGGGCCGGTGCCGGCAGTGTCCAGGCCACCCTGTGGCGCGGCGACCGCGAGCGGTCGGCCGCATTCGCTCGCGCCATGTACTCGTCGGCCGACGCCGACCTGGCGCCCGCCACGGCACTGGCCACGGCCATGCGTGAGTCCATCGACGCCGGCCAGGCACCCCGTGAATGGGCACGCTACCGGTTGTACACGCGCTAG
- a CDS encoding vWA domain-containing protein, which yields MKIPDRETAVFTTSAVDLFASALGAFILLMMLLFPYYQRAGSGQAFSDTWALMQERRARAADTETLQAERERMQSELEQLMAANRGTEAALSRLRNEARDIERQLADTPVDTSTPEPEPTPPPRAPVDGVEFSILGLASESRSFVIVVDMSGSMLNYESLVLQAILDILGPLDADDEFAIVGYQGNPQPVLWRWPQGTTMAAGTPDNLAQAREFARGLSTKFVGSTPTLMALQAAFEYPANAVILMSDGEPNSPPGYIIQNITGMNQFRQTELHTVAIGDYTHNRNLVMFLQTLARLNNGDFVGVSR from the coding sequence TTGAAAATTCCTGATCGCGAAACTGCCGTCTTTACCACCTCCGCCGTCGACCTGTTCGCCTCGGCGCTGGGCGCGTTCATCCTGCTGATGATGCTGCTGTTCCCCTACTACCAGCGCGCCGGCAGCGGCCAGGCGTTTTCCGACACCTGGGCGCTGATGCAGGAGCGGCGCGCGCGTGCGGCCGACACCGAGACCCTGCAGGCCGAGCGCGAGCGCATGCAGTCGGAACTCGAGCAACTGATGGCCGCCAACCGCGGCACCGAGGCCGCGCTGTCGCGGTTGCGCAACGAGGCCCGCGACATCGAGCGCCAGCTGGCCGACACACCGGTCGACACCAGTACACCCGAGCCCGAACCGACCCCGCCGCCGCGGGCACCGGTCGACGGCGTAGAATTCTCGATCCTGGGACTGGCCTCGGAGTCCCGCTCCTTCGTCATCGTCGTCGACATGTCCGGCAGCATGCTCAATTACGAGAGCCTGGTGCTGCAGGCCATTCTCGACATCCTCGGGCCACTGGACGCCGATGACGAGTTCGCCATCGTCGGCTACCAGGGCAACCCGCAACCGGTGCTGTGGCGCTGGCCGCAGGGGACCACGATGGCCGCCGGCACCCCGGACAACCTGGCCCAGGCGCGCGAGTTCGCCCGCGGCCTGTCGACCAAGTTCGTCGGCTCAACGCCCACGCTGATGGCCCTGCAGGCGGCCTTCGAATACCCGGCCAACGCCGTGATCCTGATGAGTGACGGTGAGCCGAACAGCCCGCCGGGTTACATCATCCAGAACATTACCGGCATGAACCAGTTCCGCCAGACCGAGCTGCACACGGTGGCGATCGGCGACTACACCCACAACCGTAACCTGGTCATGTTCCTGCAGACCCTGGCGCGACTCAACAACGGCGACTTCGTCGGGGTGTCACGATGA
- a CDS encoding vWA domain-containing protein, with amino-acid sequence MRRRRGMGSVFSLSAIDLFASGMGAFIIITIILMPDYQKEVRMEGHLAYLDALARESETLLDETEMGVERLQMALDAARTRQLELEAEERILGSEINTLNAQLTARRQQPTPAVLDEELEDTANAHAVTFRFLGLKTEQTRYVLLVDMNKFLGEHSELVLRSVGRALDALQPGFEVGIIGFQQLDDGPRFHHWPTEGALAPVTAANRARALRWLGDRSGAFAGGSPMLAAFEAAYRTPAGAVILFSDGLPNPAFNRGLPARPLAQAITVANPGNVEVHAVTIGDYFKYQGTVAFMETLARANSGGFLALAQ; translated from the coding sequence ATGAGGCGGCGGCGCGGCATGGGCAGCGTGTTTTCACTGTCGGCCATCGACCTGTTCGCCTCCGGCATGGGTGCGTTCATCATCATCACCATCATCCTCATGCCCGATTACCAGAAAGAGGTGCGCATGGAAGGCCACCTGGCCTACCTGGACGCGCTGGCGCGGGAATCCGAAACCCTGCTCGACGAGACCGAGATGGGCGTCGAGCGCCTGCAAATGGCGCTGGACGCGGCGCGCACCCGGCAGCTGGAACTGGAGGCGGAAGAGCGCATCCTGGGCAGCGAGATCAACACCCTGAATGCCCAGCTGACGGCGCGCCGGCAGCAGCCCACGCCCGCGGTGCTCGACGAGGAACTGGAAGACACGGCCAATGCCCACGCGGTGACCTTTCGTTTCCTGGGGCTGAAAACCGAGCAGACCCGCTATGTGCTGCTGGTGGACATGAACAAGTTCCTTGGCGAGCACAGCGAGCTGGTGCTGCGCAGTGTAGGCCGCGCGCTGGACGCACTGCAGCCGGGCTTCGAGGTTGGCATCATCGGCTTCCAGCAACTCGACGACGGGCCGCGCTTTCACCACTGGCCGACCGAGGGCGCGCTGGCGCCGGTGACCGCGGCCAACCGCGCGCGGGCACTGCGCTGGCTGGGTGATCGCTCGGGCGCCTTCGCCGGCGGCTCGCCCATGCTGGCCGCGTTCGAGGCCGCCTACCGCACCCCTGCCGGCGCCGTCATCCTGTTTTCCGACGGCCTGCCGAATCCCGCGTTCAACCGCGGCCTGCCCGCGCGGCCGCTGGCGCAGGCCATCACGGTGGCCAACCCGGGCAACGTGGAAGTGCACGCGGTGACCATCGGCGACTACTTCAAGTACCAGGGCACCGTGGCCTTCATGGAAACACTCGCACGGGCCAATTCCGGTGGTTTCCTGGCGCTGGCGCAATAA
- a CDS encoding FHA domain-containing protein, translating into MKTLSLGRDADCDLTLEADGVAPVHARARLDVDGYIWVDATEPGFPVRLRRNGQWLRVRRTTLCAGDELRLGDAPLDLPTLTTALGPTARLRSARLAAARRRTAPDADAPARVSRDPVTGAIRETRNNNKDTSP; encoded by the coding sequence ATGAAAACCCTGAGCCTGGGTCGCGATGCCGACTGCGATCTCACCCTCGAAGCCGATGGCGTCGCGCCGGTGCACGCGCGTGCGCGCCTGGACGTTGACGGCTACATCTGGGTGGACGCCACGGAGCCCGGATTTCCCGTTCGCCTGCGGCGCAACGGCCAGTGGCTGCGGGTCCGGCGCACCACGCTTTGCGCAGGCGATGAACTCCGCCTGGGTGACGCACCGCTTGACCTGCCCACGCTGACCACGGCACTGGGCCCGACGGCCCGGCTCCGCTCCGCGCGCCTGGCCGCCGCCCGGCGGCGCACGGCGCCCGACGCGGACGCACCGGCGCGTGTGAGCCGTGACCCGGTCACCGGCGCCATCCGCGAAACCCGGAACAACAACAAGGACACAAGCCCATGA
- a CDS encoding MotA/TolQ/ExbB proton channel family protein gives MNRPGITRLIALVISTITAILVIALLARILPPSAAAVLLDYYRATWPFTVQNVLWVAFFIGLGEIAIRWRAGRLEEAQFDRDYLPTDDETVLRPGDDLTPIFRKVRASRYRRTCFVPRLVERCILNFNLSRSVDQTNALLNSSLELFLHELDLRYNIIRYITWLIPSLGFIGTVVGIMMALNYAGNRTNVESPELLYEVTQRLGVAFSTTLLALVMAAILVFLQNLVQGREENTLNRAGQYCLDNLINRLYAR, from the coding sequence ATGAACCGACCCGGCATCACCCGCCTGATCGCCCTGGTCATCAGTACCATCACGGCCATCCTGGTCATCGCGCTGCTGGCGCGTATCCTGCCGCCATCCGCCGCGGCCGTGCTGCTGGACTATTACCGCGCGACCTGGCCGTTCACGGTACAGAATGTGCTGTGGGTGGCGTTCTTCATCGGCCTGGGCGAAATCGCCATCCGCTGGCGCGCCGGGCGGCTGGAAGAGGCCCAGTTCGACCGCGACTACCTGCCCACCGACGACGAGACGGTCCTGCGCCCCGGTGACGACCTGACACCGATTTTCCGCAAGGTGCGGGCCAGCCGATACCGCCGGACCTGTTTCGTGCCGCGACTGGTGGAGCGCTGCATCCTGAACTTCAACCTCAGCCGCTCGGTGGACCAGACCAACGCGCTGCTGAACTCCAGCCTGGAACTGTTCCTGCATGAACTGGACCTGCGCTACAACATCATCCGCTACATCACCTGGCTGATTCCGTCGCTGGGCTTTATCGGCACCGTGGTCGGCATCATGATGGCGCTGAACTACGCCGGTAACCGCACCAACGTGGAGAGCCCGGAACTGCTGTACGAGGTGACCCAGCGCCTGGGCGTGGCCTTCAGCACTACGCTGCTGGCGCTGGTGATGGCGGCGATCCTGGTGTTCCTGCAGAACCTGGTGCAGGGTCGTGAAGAGAACACCCTGAACCGCGCCGGCCAGTACTGCCTGGACAACCTGATCAACCGCCTGTACGCCCGTTGA